From Streptomyces chrestomyceticus JCM 4735, one genomic window encodes:
- the gyrB gene encoding DNA topoisomerase (ATP-hydrolyzing) subunit B, which yields MLCQKGRFVADSGDLNENNTASTEEGVPAGASGDSPEEKSYDASAITVLEGLDAVRKRPGMYIGSTGERGLHHLVYEVVDNSVDEALAGHADTIDVTILPDGGVRVVDNGRGIPVDIVPSEKKPAVEVVLTVLHAGGKFGGGGYAVSGGLHGVGVSVVNALSQKVAVEVKRDGHRWTQDYKLGVPTAPLSRNEATEETGTTVTFWADGDIFETTEYSFETLSRRFQEMAFLNKGLTITLTDEREAHVDEEGKPLTVRYHYEGGIVDFVKYLNSRKGEVVHPTVIDIEAEDKERMLSLEVAMQWNTQYTEGVYSFANTIHTHEGGTHEEGFRSAMTGLINRYARDKKLLREKDDNLTGEDIREGLTAIISVKLGEPQFEGQTKTKLGNTEAKTFVQKVVHEHLTDWLDRNPNEAADIIRKGIQAATARVAARKARDLTRRKGLLETASLPGKLSDCQSNDPTKCEIFIVEGDSAGGSAKSGRDPQYQAILPIRGKILNVEKARVDKILHNNEVQALISAFGTGVHEDFDIEKLRYHKIILMADADVDGQHINTLLLTFLFRFMRPLVEAGHVYLSRPPLYKIKWGRDDHEYAYSDRERNALIELGKQNGKRIKDDSVQRFKGLGEMNAEELRVTTMDVDSRVLGQVSLDDAARADDLFSVLMGEDVEARRSFIQRNAKDVRFLDI from the coding sequence GTGCTGTGCCAGAAAGGGCGCTTCGTGGCCGACTCCGGCGACCTCAACGAGAACAACACGGCTTCTACTGAAGAGGGGGTTCCTGCCGGCGCCAGTGGCGACTCTCCGGAAGAGAAGTCGTACGACGCCAGCGCGATCACCGTCCTCGAGGGCCTGGACGCGGTCCGTAAGCGCCCCGGTATGTACATCGGCTCGACCGGCGAGCGTGGTCTGCACCACCTCGTGTACGAGGTCGTCGACAACTCCGTCGACGAGGCGCTGGCCGGGCACGCGGACACCATCGACGTGACGATCCTGCCGGACGGCGGTGTGCGCGTCGTCGACAACGGCCGCGGCATCCCCGTCGACATCGTGCCCTCGGAGAAGAAGCCGGCCGTCGAGGTCGTGCTGACGGTGCTGCACGCGGGCGGCAAGTTCGGCGGCGGCGGTTACGCGGTCTCCGGTGGTCTGCACGGCGTGGGTGTCTCCGTCGTCAACGCGCTGTCGCAGAAGGTCGCCGTCGAGGTCAAGCGGGACGGCCACCGCTGGACCCAGGACTACAAGCTCGGCGTGCCGACGGCGCCGCTGTCCCGTAACGAGGCCACCGAGGAGACCGGTACGACGGTCACCTTCTGGGCCGACGGCGACATCTTCGAGACGACCGAGTACAGCTTCGAGACGCTGTCGCGCCGCTTCCAGGAGATGGCGTTCCTCAACAAGGGCCTGACGATCACGCTCACCGACGAGCGCGAGGCCCATGTGGACGAGGAGGGCAAGCCGCTCACGGTCCGGTACCACTACGAGGGCGGCATCGTCGACTTCGTGAAGTACCTGAACTCGCGCAAGGGCGAGGTCGTCCACCCCACGGTGATCGACATCGAGGCCGAGGACAAGGAGCGGATGCTCTCCCTCGAGGTCGCGATGCAGTGGAACACCCAGTACACCGAGGGTGTCTACAGCTTCGCCAACACCATCCACACCCACGAGGGCGGTACGCACGAAGAGGGCTTCCGCTCGGCGATGACGGGTCTGATCAACCGTTACGCCAGGGACAAGAAGCTGCTGCGCGAGAAGGACGACAACCTCACGGGTGAGGACATCCGCGAGGGTCTGACGGCGATCATCTCGGTCAAGCTCGGCGAGCCGCAGTTCGAGGGCCAGACCAAGACGAAGCTGGGCAACACCGAGGCCAAGACCTTCGTGCAGAAGGTGGTCCACGAGCACCTGACGGACTGGCTCGACCGCAACCCGAACGAGGCCGCGGACATCATCCGCAAGGGCATCCAGGCCGCGACCGCGCGGGTGGCGGCCCGTAAGGCCCGCGACCTGACCCGCCGCAAGGGCCTGCTGGAGACGGCGTCGCTGCCCGGCAAGCTCTCGGACTGCCAGTCCAACGACCCCACCAAGTGCGAGATCTTCATCGTCGAGGGTGACTCGGCCGGCGGCTCGGCCAAGTCCGGCCGTGACCCGCAGTACCAGGCCATCCTGCCGATCCGCGGCAAGATCCTGAACGTGGAGAAGGCGCGGGTCGACAAGATCCTGCACAACAACGAGGTGCAGGCGCTGATCTCGGCCTTCGGTACCGGTGTCCACGAGGACTTCGACATCGAGAAGCTCCGGTACCACAAGATCATTCTGATGGCGGACGCCGACGTCGACGGCCAGCACATCAACACCCTGCTGCTCACCTTCCTCTTCCGCTTCATGCGGCCGCTGGTGGAGGCCGGGCACGTCTACCTCTCCCGCCCGCCGCTCTACAAGATCAAGTGGGGCCGGGACGACCACGAGTACGCCTACTCCGACCGGGAGCGCAACGCCCTGATCGAGCTCGGCAAGCAGAACGGCAAGCGGATCAAGGACGACTCGGTCCAGCGCTTCAAGGGTCTGGGCGAGATGAACGCCGAGGAGCTGCGCGTGACGACGATGGACGTCGACAGCCGCGTGCTCGGCCAGGTCTCGCTGGACGACGCGGCGCGCGCCGACGACCTGTTCTCGGTGCTGATGGGTGAGGACGTCGAGGCCCGGCGCTCCTTCATCCAGCGCAACGCCAAGGACGTCCGCTTCCTCGACATCTGA
- the gyrA gene encoding DNA gyrase subunit A, whose protein sequence is MADENPPVTPDGVTAEGAAPAIEGVGMRVEPVGLETEMQRSYLDYAMSVIVSRALPDVRDGLKPVHRRVLYAMYDGGYRPEKGFYKCARVVGDVMGTYHPHGDSSIYDALVRLAQPWSMRMPLVDSNGNFGSPGNDPAAAMRYTECKMKQLSMEMLRDIDEETVDFQDNYDGRNQEPTVLPARFPNLLINGSAGIAVGMATNIPPHNLREVAAGAQWALENPEASSEELLDALIERIKGPDFPTGALVVGRKGIEDAYRTGRGSITMRAVVEVEEIQNRQCLVVTELPYQVNPDNLAQKIADLVKDGKIGGIADVRDETSSRTGQRLVIVLKRDAVAKVVLNNLYKHTDLQTNFGANMLALVDGVPRTLSLDAFIRNWVGHQVEVIVRRTKFRLRKAEERAHILRGLLKALDAIDEVIALIRRSQTVEEAREGLMGLLTIDEIQANAILEMQLRRLAALERQKITAEHDELQAKINEYQAILASPERQRQIISEELAAIVEKFGDDRRSKLVPFEGDMSVEDLIAEEDIVVTISRGGYVKRTKTDDYRSQKRGGKGVRGTKLKEDDIVDHFFVSTTHHWLLFFTNKGRVYRAKAYELPDAGRDARGQHVANLLAFQPDEQIAQILAIRDYEAMPYLVLATKGGLVKKTPLKDYDSPRSGGVIAINLRETEEGADDELIGAELVSAEDDLLLISKKAQSIRFTATDEALRPMGRATSGVKGMSFREGDELLSMNVVRAGTFVFTATDGGYAKRTSVDEYRVQGRGGLGIKAAKIVEDRGELVGALVVEETDEILAITLSGGVIRTRVSEVRETGRDTMGVQLINLGKRDAVVGIARNAEAGREAEEVDAGVEPGAADEAEGTESAVAEGGEPAAE, encoded by the coding sequence ATGGCCGACGAGAACCCCCCTGTGACCCCGGACGGCGTGACCGCCGAGGGCGCGGCCCCCGCCATCGAAGGCGTGGGCATGCGCGTCGAGCCCGTCGGGCTCGAAACGGAGATGCAGCGCTCCTACCTCGACTACGCGATGTCCGTCATCGTCTCGCGCGCGCTGCCGGACGTGCGGGACGGCCTCAAGCCGGTGCACCGCCGCGTCCTGTACGCGATGTACGACGGCGGGTACCGCCCGGAGAAGGGCTTCTACAAGTGCGCCCGCGTCGTCGGCGACGTGATGGGTACGTACCACCCGCACGGTGACTCCTCCATCTACGACGCCCTGGTCCGGCTGGCCCAGCCGTGGTCGATGCGGATGCCGCTGGTGGACTCCAACGGCAACTTCGGCTCGCCCGGCAACGACCCGGCCGCGGCCATGCGGTACACCGAGTGCAAGATGAAGCAGCTCTCCATGGAGATGCTGCGGGACATCGACGAGGAGACCGTCGATTTCCAGGACAACTACGACGGCCGCAACCAGGAGCCGACGGTCCTGCCGGCCCGCTTCCCGAACCTGCTGATCAACGGCAGCGCCGGCATCGCGGTCGGCATGGCGACCAACATCCCGCCGCACAACCTGCGCGAGGTCGCCGCCGGTGCCCAGTGGGCGCTGGAGAACCCGGAGGCGTCCAGCGAGGAGCTGCTGGACGCGCTCATCGAGCGCATCAAGGGCCCGGACTTCCCGACCGGCGCGCTGGTGGTGGGCCGCAAGGGCATCGAGGACGCGTACCGCACCGGCCGCGGCTCGATCACCATGCGCGCGGTGGTCGAGGTCGAGGAGATCCAGAACCGCCAGTGCCTGGTGGTCACCGAGCTGCCGTACCAGGTCAACCCGGACAACCTCGCGCAGAAGATCGCCGACCTGGTGAAGGACGGCAAGATCGGCGGCATCGCCGACGTCCGTGACGAGACCTCCTCGCGTACGGGCCAGCGCCTGGTCATCGTCCTCAAGCGGGACGCCGTCGCCAAGGTCGTGCTGAACAACCTCTACAAGCACACCGACCTGCAGACGAACTTCGGCGCGAACATGCTGGCGCTGGTGGACGGTGTGCCGCGCACCCTGTCGCTGGACGCGTTCATCCGCAACTGGGTCGGCCACCAGGTCGAGGTCATCGTCCGGCGTACCAAGTTCCGGCTGCGCAAGGCCGAGGAGCGGGCCCACATCCTGCGCGGTCTGCTCAAGGCGCTGGACGCGATCGACGAGGTCATCGCGCTCATCCGCCGCAGCCAGACGGTCGAGGAGGCGCGCGAGGGCCTGATGGGCCTGCTGACCATCGACGAGATCCAGGCCAACGCGATCCTGGAGATGCAACTGCGCCGACTGGCCGCCCTGGAGCGCCAGAAGATCACCGCCGAGCACGACGAGCTGCAGGCGAAGATCAACGAGTACCAGGCGATCCTCGCCTCGCCGGAGCGCCAGCGTCAGATCATCAGCGAGGAGCTGGCGGCGATCGTCGAGAAGTTCGGCGACGACCGGCGCTCGAAGCTGGTGCCCTTCGAGGGCGACATGTCCGTCGAGGACCTGATCGCCGAGGAGGACATCGTCGTCACGATCTCCCGTGGCGGCTATGTGAAGCGGACGAAGACCGACGACTACCGGTCGCAGAAGCGCGGCGGCAAGGGCGTACGGGGCACGAAGCTGAAGGAAGACGACATCGTCGACCACTTCTTCGTCTCCACCACCCACCACTGGCTGCTGTTCTTCACCAACAAGGGCCGGGTCTACCGGGCCAAGGCGTACGAGCTGCCGGACGCCGGGCGGGACGCGCGCGGCCAGCACGTGGCCAACCTGCTGGCCTTCCAGCCGGACGAGCAGATCGCCCAGATCCTGGCGATCCGCGACTACGAGGCCATGCCCTACCTGGTGCTCGCCACCAAGGGCGGTCTGGTGAAGAAGACGCCGCTCAAGGACTACGACTCGCCGCGTTCCGGCGGTGTCATCGCCATCAACCTCCGGGAGACGGAGGAGGGCGCGGACGACGAGCTGATCGGCGCCGAACTGGTCTCCGCCGAGGACGACCTGCTGCTGATCAGCAAGAAGGCGCAGTCCATCCGGTTCACCGCCACGGACGAGGCGCTGCGTCCGATGGGACGCGCCACCTCGGGTGTCAAGGGCATGAGTTTCCGCGAGGGCGACGAACTGCTCTCGATGAATGTGGTGCGGGCCGGTACGTTCGTCTTCACCGCCACCGACGGCGGTTACGCCAAACGCACCTCGGTGGACGAGTACCGCGTGCAGGGCCGTGGTGGCCTCGGCATCAAGGCCGCCAAGATCGTGGAGGACCGGGGTGAGCTGGTCGGTGCCCTGGTGGTCGAGGAGACGGACGAGATTCTCGCCATCACGCTGAGCGGTGGCGTGATCCGTACGCGGGTCAGCGAGGTCAGGGAGACGGGCCGTGACACCATGGGCGTCCAACTGATCAACCTGGGCAAGCGCGATGCCGTGGTCGGTATCGCACGTAACGCCGAGGCCGGTCGCGAGGCCGAGGAGGTCGACGCGGGTGTGGAGCCCGGGGCGGCCGACGAGGCGGAGGGCACCGAGTCCGCGGTGGCCGAGGGCGGCGAGCCCGCGGCGGAGTAA
- a CDS encoding DUF3566 domain-containing protein has protein sequence MSGATGAAAGGPGDRKSSRSGPATVTEDSARGSATSGDTSSEDSYQGGTVTDRRQPQPHSAAQPQPPAQGSGPAPGSQGGGTQGGQQPYQPPQAYRSGVGQGAGAQQGVRRPRTGASTTPRTRKARLRVARADPWSVMKVSFLLSIALGICTIVAVSVLWMVMDAMGVFTTVGGTISEATGSGDGGGFDLQSFLSLPRVLLFTAVIAVIDVVLATALATLGAFIYNISAGFVGGVELTLAEDE, from the coding sequence GTGAGTGGAGCCACGGGCGCTGCGGCGGGTGGACCGGGAGACAGGAAGAGCTCCCGTTCGGGACCCGCGACCGTGACGGAGGACAGCGCCCGTGGCTCCGCCACGTCCGGCGACACCTCGTCCGAGGACTCCTACCAGGGGGGAACCGTGACCGACCGGCGTCAGCCGCAACCGCATTCCGCGGCGCAGCCGCAGCCTCCGGCCCAGGGTTCGGGCCCGGCGCCCGGGTCCCAGGGCGGGGGCACCCAGGGCGGCCAGCAGCCGTACCAGCCGCCCCAGGCGTACCGATCGGGTGTGGGACAGGGCGCGGGGGCGCAGCAGGGGGTGCGCCGGCCGCGTACGGGCGCCAGTACGACGCCCCGTACCCGCAAGGCCCGGCTGCGGGTCGCCCGGGCCGATCCGTGGTCGGTGATGAAGGTCAGCTTCCTGCTCTCCATCGCGCTCGGGATCTGCACCATCGTGGCGGTGTCGGTGCTGTGGATGGTGATGGACGCGATGGGTGTCTTCACCACGGTCGGCGGCACGATCAGTGAGGCGACGGGTTCGGGCGACGGCGGCGGTTTCGACCTCCAGTCGTTCCTGTCGCTGCCGCGGGTGCTGCTGTTCACCGCGGTCATCGCGGTGATCGACGTCGTGCTCGCCACGGCGCTGGCCACGCTCGGGGCCTTCATCTACAACATCTCGGCCGGGTTCGTGGGCGGCGTCGAGCTGACCCTCGCCGAGGACGAGTGA
- a CDS encoding DLW-39 family protein, with protein MKKLLLVALAAIGGLLVYRQIQADRAEQDLWTEATDSVPAGSGV; from the coding sequence GTGAAGAAGCTTCTCCTGGTCGCACTGGCCGCCATCGGCGGGCTCCTCGTGTACCGCCAGATCCAGGCGGATCGCGCCGAGCAGGATCTGTGGACGGAGGCGACCGACTCCGTGCCCGCAGGTTCGGGTGTGTGA
- a CDS encoding serine/threonine-protein kinase: protein MGEVFAGRYELIDPIGRGGVGAVWRAWDQRRRRYVAAKVLQQSDAHTLLRFVREQAVRIDHPHVLAPASWAADDDKVLFTMDLVHGGSLAHLVGDYGPLPPRLVCVLLDQLLSGLTAVHAEGIVHRDIKPANVLLESTGTGRPHVRLSDFGIAMRKGEPRLTDANYVVGTPGYFAPEQMLGAEPDFPGDLFAVGLVAVNLLTGAKPDAQSLVEHFTEHGTPEAPEDIAEPLWQVLANLLQPDPELRFKTAAGARKALLAAAELLPEATIEDEAVEVFDHIGPLPAGFGPDGPLRAEQPGDASSTPPAPATPPVSMSDTGGFPLAPPSSGIPAPQHPAAGVPGAEEPSGTGRDGVRPQDDAQGGAQGADGEQVGSSHGNAYGRTYGPSYETPDGTPPPAPYAAPQPPTTPPPLPRPTPTATSHPALRTPARTPPTTRSRCRPPHALRPVGTGPCLSGVRGLRLGSRSR, encoded by the coding sequence ATGGGTGAGGTCTTCGCCGGTCGGTACGAGCTGATCGACCCGATCGGGCGGGGCGGCGTGGGAGCCGTGTGGCGCGCCTGGGACCAGCGGCGGCGCCGTTACGTGGCGGCCAAGGTGCTGCAGCAGAGCGACGCGCACACGCTGCTGCGGTTCGTCCGCGAACAGGCCGTACGGATCGACCACCCGCATGTGCTGGCCCCCGCGAGCTGGGCCGCGGACGACGACAAGGTCCTGTTCACCATGGACCTGGTGCACGGCGGTTCGCTGGCCCACCTCGTGGGGGACTACGGGCCGCTGCCGCCGCGCCTGGTGTGTGTCCTGCTCGACCAGTTGCTGTCGGGGCTGACCGCGGTCCACGCGGAAGGCATCGTGCACCGCGACATCAAGCCCGCGAACGTCCTGCTGGAGTCGACCGGGACCGGCCGGCCGCACGTGCGGCTGTCCGACTTCGGCATCGCGATGCGCAAGGGCGAGCCGCGGCTGACCGACGCCAATTACGTGGTGGGTACGCCCGGTTACTTCGCGCCGGAGCAGATGCTGGGTGCCGAGCCCGACTTCCCCGGGGATCTCTTCGCGGTCGGCCTGGTCGCGGTGAACCTGCTCACCGGCGCCAAGCCGGACGCGCAGAGCCTGGTCGAGCACTTCACCGAGCACGGCACCCCGGAGGCTCCCGAGGACATCGCGGAGCCCCTGTGGCAGGTGCTGGCGAATCTGCTCCAGCCTGACCCCGAACTGCGCTTCAAGACGGCAGCGGGCGCGCGCAAGGCGCTGCTCGCGGCGGCCGAGCTGCTGCCGGAGGCGACGATCGAGGACGAGGCCGTCGAGGTCTTCGATCACATCGGGCCGCTGCCTGCCGGGTTCGGGCCGGACGGTCCGCTCCGGGCGGAGCAGCCGGGAGACGCGTCGTCGACGCCACCCGCGCCCGCCACGCCTCCGGTCAGCATGTCCGACACCGGCGGCTTCCCCTTGGCGCCGCCCTCCAGCGGCATACCCGCGCCGCAGCACCCCGCAGCCGGCGTCCCGGGCGCCGAGGAACCGTCCGGCACCGGGCGGGACGGGGTACGGCCGCAGGACGACGCTCAGGGCGGCGCTCAGGGGGCCGATGGGGAGCAGGTGGGCAGCTCGCACGGGAACGCGTACGGGAGGACATACGGGCCCTCGTACGAAACCCCGGACGGCACCCCGCCCCCGGCCCCCTACGCGGCACCCCAACCGCCCACCACACCACCGCCCTTGCCCCGGCCCACCCCCACGGCCACCTCCCACCCGGCCCTCCGGACACCCGCCCGTACACCCCCGACCACCCGCAGCCGCTGCCGCCCTCCGCACGCGCTGCGGCCCGTCGGCACCGGGCCGTGCCTCAGCGGCGTCCGGGGCCTCCGCCTAGGGTCGCGGTCCCGGTGA
- a CDS encoding helix-turn-helix domain-containing protein, producing MDAAQQEATARARELQRSWYGEPLGALFRRLIDDLGLNQARLASVLGLSAPMLSQLMSGQRAKIGNPAVVQRVQALQELAGQVADGSVSAAEATDRMDEIKKTAGGSVLNNTAQTASSTGATTVRRVVREIQSLLRSVSAAGDIIDAANTLAPTHPELAEFLRVYGAGRTADAVSHYEAHQS from the coding sequence ATGGACGCAGCACAGCAAGAAGCCACCGCGCGCGCTCGGGAGCTGCAGCGCAGCTGGTACGGCGAGCCCCTGGGAGCGCTGTTCCGCCGTCTCATCGACGATCTCGGCCTCAATCAGGCCCGTCTCGCCTCCGTACTGGGACTCTCCGCGCCCATGCTGTCACAGCTCATGAGCGGCCAGCGGGCCAAGATCGGGAACCCGGCCGTCGTCCAACGGGTGCAGGCCCTCCAGGAGCTGGCCGGTCAGGTGGCGGACGGCAGTGTGAGCGCCGCCGAGGCCACCGACCGGATGGACGAGATCAAGAAGACCGCGGGCGGGTCGGTGCTCAACAACACCGCGCAGACCGCGTCGTCCACCGGGGCGACGACCGTACGGCGCGTGGTGCGCGAGATCCAGTCGCTGTTGCGCTCGGTTTCGGCCGCCGGCGACATCATCGACGCCGCGAACACCCTCGCCCCCACCCACCCCGAACTGGCAGAGTTCCTCAGGGTCTACGGAGCGGGGCGCACTGCGGACGCGGTCTCCCACTACGAGGCCCACCAGAGTTAG
- a CDS encoding DNA-binding protein, translated as MARRKLTHEGTLVLDSEGLSKLLADDETVVALVAEARSRGMEVVICALTIIEAVHARTDTARLRWLLSGLRVIPVGDEEAKAASALLTGAGLHGHQYAIDAAVAEGALRQRRPVVMLTSDADDMTKLCGGRVRLVAV; from the coding sequence GTGGCCCGCCGCAAGCTGACTCATGAGGGGACCCTGGTCCTGGACAGCGAAGGGCTCTCCAAGCTGCTCGCTGACGACGAGACCGTGGTGGCCCTGGTCGCGGAGGCGCGTTCACGCGGCATGGAAGTGGTGATCTGCGCGCTCACCATCATCGAGGCCGTGCATGCCCGTACCGACACGGCGCGGCTGAGGTGGTTGCTGTCCGGCCTTCGCGTGATCCCGGTAGGGGATGAGGAGGCCAAGGCGGCTTCGGCCCTGTTGACGGGGGCCGGGCTGCACGGTCACCAATACGCCATCGACGCGGCGGTGGCCGAGGGCGCGCTTCGGCAGCGACGGCCTGTTGTCATGCTGACCTCGGATGCCGACGACATGACCAAGCTCTGTGGGGGACGGGTCCGTCTCGTCGCTGTGTGA
- a CDS encoding peptidylprolyl isomerase yields the protein MAEELYATLKTNQGDIEIRLLPNHAPTTVKNFVELAKGEREWTHPATGKKSTEKLYDGTVFHRVISGFMIQGGDPLGNGTGGPGYEFKDEFHPDLSFNKPYLLAMANAGPGTNGSQFFITVSPTTWLTGKHTIFGEVTTDAGKKVVDAIAATQTNPRTDRPVNDVVIESVVVETR from the coding sequence GTGGCTGAAGAGCTCTACGCCACCCTGAAGACCAATCAGGGCGACATCGAGATTCGGCTCCTGCCGAACCACGCCCCGACGACGGTGAAGAACTTCGTCGAACTCGCCAAGGGCGAGCGCGAGTGGACCCACCCGGCGACCGGCAAGAAGTCCACGGAGAAGCTGTACGACGGCACCGTCTTCCACCGGGTGATCAGCGGCTTCATGATCCAGGGCGGCGACCCGCTGGGCAACGGCACCGGCGGCCCGGGGTACGAGTTCAAGGACGAGTTCCACCCGGACCTGTCCTTCAACAAGCCGTACCTGCTCGCCATGGCCAACGCCGGCCCGGGCACCAACGGCTCGCAGTTCTTCATCACGGTCTCCCCGACCACCTGGCTGACCGGCAAGCACACCATCTTCGGCGAGGTCACCACCGACGCGGGCAAGAAGGTCGTGGACGCCATCGCGGCGACGCAGACCAACCCGCGTACGGACCGCCCGGTCAACGACGTCGTGATCGAGTCGGTCGTCGTCGAGACCCGCTGA
- a CDS encoding rhomboid family intramembrane serine protease encodes MDQAPGSPQEPQDARPGDAAPGCYRHPDRATGISCTRCERPVCPECMVSASVGFQCPDCVRGGSGTGRPAQATAPRTIAGGSLAADTRLVTKILLGINVAVFIAVLAVGDSLVQDLEMIGGAFVPEDLTFIGVAEGEFYRLLTAAFLHQEPMHIIFNMLSLWWLGPPLEAALGRVRFIGLYLLSALGGSALSYLLAAQNQPSLGASGAVFGLLGATAILMRRLNYDMRPVLILLALNLVFTFAWPNIAWQAHVGGLVVGAAVTYGMVHAPRERRALVQGLTFAVAFLAIVAVVWVRTVQLVG; translated from the coding sequence ATGGACCAGGCGCCGGGCAGCCCGCAGGAGCCGCAGGACGCACGGCCGGGCGACGCCGCGCCCGGCTGCTACCGCCATCCGGACCGCGCGACGGGCATCAGCTGTACGCGCTGCGAGCGGCCCGTCTGCCCCGAGTGCATGGTCAGCGCGTCGGTCGGGTTCCAGTGCCCGGACTGCGTACGCGGCGGCAGCGGCACGGGCCGTCCGGCGCAGGCCACCGCTCCCCGGACGATCGCGGGCGGCTCGCTCGCCGCGGACACCCGCCTGGTCACCAAGATCCTGCTCGGCATCAACGTCGCGGTGTTCATCGCGGTGCTGGCGGTGGGCGACAGCCTGGTCCAGGACCTGGAGATGATCGGCGGGGCGTTCGTCCCCGAGGACCTGACATTCATCGGCGTCGCCGAGGGTGAGTTCTACCGCCTGCTGACGGCGGCGTTCCTGCACCAGGAGCCGATGCACATCATCTTCAACATGCTGTCGCTGTGGTGGCTGGGCCCGCCGCTGGAGGCGGCCCTTGGCCGGGTCCGCTTCATCGGGCTCTACCTGCTCTCCGCGCTCGGCGGCAGCGCCCTGTCGTACCTGCTCGCCGCGCAGAACCAGCCGTCGCTGGGGGCGTCCGGCGCGGTCTTCGGGCTGCTCGGCGCGACGGCCATACTGATGCGCCGCCTGAACTACGACATGCGGCCCGTGCTGATCCTGCTGGCGCTCAACCTGGTCTTCACGTTCGCGTGGCCCAACATCGCGTGGCAGGCGCATGTCGGCGGGCTGGTCGTGGGCGCGGCCGTGACGTACGGGATGGTGCACGCGCCGCGGGAGCGGCGGGCGCTGGTGCAGGGGCTGACGTTCGCGGTGGCGTTCCTGGCGATCGTCGCGGTGGTGTGGGTGCGGACCGTCCAGCTCGTGGGGTGA
- the crgA gene encoding cell division protein CrgA: protein MPKSRIRKKDDFTPPPAKQTTSLRMSSGRGWVAPVMLALFLIGLVWIVLFYVTGGDMPVKAMGNWNIVCGFGFIAVGFGVSTQWK from the coding sequence GTGCCGAAGTCACGGATCCGCAAGAAGGACGACTTCACGCCGCCGCCGGCGAAGCAGACGACCAGTCTGCGCATGAGCTCCGGCCGGGGCTGGGTCGCCCCGGTGATGCTCGCGCTGTTCCTGATCGGTCTGGTGTGGATCGTGCTCTTCTACGTGACCGGGGGCGACATGCCCGTCAAGGCGATGGGCAACTGGAACATCGTGTGCGGGTTCGGCTTCATCGCGGTGGGCTTCGGCGTGTCCACCCAGTGGAAGTAA
- a CDS encoding DUF881 domain-containing protein translates to MSTSADSPGRPPRRRLRPVRLLTLGVFALAGLIFWLSFDTARGTDLRSDDSMLRLSDLIQERSHKNGAHDERNAALRDEVDTLAHQDSGNSAAENARLAALEKNAGTKPVDGQGLTVTLTDAPPNATAKIPGVPEPQPNDLVIHQQDLQAVVNALWQGGAKGIRVMDQRLISTSAVRCVGNTLILQGRVYSPPYKVTAVGDREKLSRALTASPAIQNYMQYVNAYGLGWKVDQHETVTLPGYSGTVDLHYAQPVKP, encoded by the coding sequence TTGAGCACTTCCGCTGACTCCCCCGGCCGCCCGCCGCGCCGCCGCCTGCGGCCGGTGCGCCTGCTGACCCTGGGCGTCTTCGCGCTCGCCGGGCTGATCTTCTGGCTGAGCTTCGACACCGCGCGCGGCACGGACCTGCGCTCCGACGACTCGATGCTGCGGCTGTCCGACCTCATCCAGGAACGCAGCCACAAGAACGGCGCGCACGACGAGCGCAACGCCGCGCTGCGCGACGAGGTCGACACCCTCGCGCACCAGGACAGCGGCAACTCGGCGGCCGAGAACGCCAGGCTGGCGGCGCTGGAGAAGAACGCGGGCACCAAGCCGGTCGACGGCCAGGGCCTGACCGTCACCCTCACCGACGCCCCGCCGAACGCCACCGCGAAGATCCCCGGCGTGCCGGAGCCGCAGCCCAACGACCTGGTCATCCACCAGCAGGACCTGCAGGCCGTGGTCAACGCGCTGTGGCAGGGCGGTGCCAAGGGCATCCGTGTCATGGACCAGCGGCTGATCTCCACCAGCGCGGTGCGCTGCGTGGGCAACACCCTGATCCTCCAGGGCCGCGTCTACTCGCCGCCGTACAAGGTCACCGCCGTCGGCGACCGCGAGAAGCTGAGCAGGGCGCTGACCGCCTCGCCGGCCATCCAGAACTACATGCAGTACGTCAACGCCTACGGGCTCGGCTGGAAAGTCGACCAGCACGAGACGGTGACTCTGCCCGGCTACTCCGGCACAGTGGATCTCCACTACGCACAGCCTGTGAAGCCGTGA